tatacctcatcaatgaactccatagggtcctcatctagtttagaaccatcgaactcgggtagATTCATTCTTTGGAAATCTCGAATCCTAGAGGtcggattttgcatttggggaggagggaCACATTGATTCCCTTAGATGGACACATCTTGATCCAACAATGTGATGATGTTTTGAAACTcgacatgggttaccccttccccATGGTGTGGGATATCCAAAACCGAAGGAGCTTGGttctcatcgtcaacccttgctctttgaTGTGCTCTTCCATGAGGCATTATCTAGGGAACACAAAATAggtcattagttagaggaaagcTTAGAGAATtctaaggcacgacataaatttgaaagaagtgaaaaacttTTCTAACCGTCTTATAatttcctattcatagttgtggtgcgcttcacaaccatgaacaaaatcctatttgatgcggtatgttggactcgaAGGACCATTTAGAAATctcatgctctgataccaagtttttcacaacCCACGCCTAGGTCCTAGGCGTGACATGGTGAATAAAGCACCCGGAGGAACCTCACCCAAACtccttagcattcattaagcaattcatcggtaatgataaacaacaaGAGGAAACATAAAGGCTATCGAGACTAAGGGATTTGACCTTCAAAAGAGTCGAGGTCAACATAACATCATTtattatgtccaacaataccttctatattaaagacttggcggggattaagacatgtccctagttcacccccaagatataagtcaaaatatatcaaaagtaattcaagagtctaagtacaacataagctagaaaggtAGGAGTATCTTTCCCGaatcatgggaactcaccactagtACTACACTTTAACGATCAATCTATCCATGGgtaggagagtgtggagcgatgtcgattcctacatggtgatatcatgttggcaagtgtatgcattagtattttgaatgtactaagtatgtgagcatgatATAGAATGAAGAatattaagacatttaataagcaatatgcataagtgaatgcatgcatgaaaaatcatcacatgaaaacttaaaacgttcattttgtgggaaagtggccttaaccaacatttaagaccgtgcgagctattacatgaaatccaacataacctcctacgttagcacggggagactacttgccggatagaactccatcaactttaatcattttttaaccgactttaagggctaattatggatccactagcctaaaatagcctACAAGAGCCCCTATGTTGGTGCAtaattaatgcaacatgagactttacttaaggaccccttaggtcgagtccctatctacatgctacattcggtgctaggtcattcccatggaataacatttaaatatcatattaaTATAAGCATtttataactttagacatcaaatcatcatcggtggaataacttattaaaatatttcatttgattcaaatatgtgagaattgtcctttcacattgaatcctttctttagctaaaagccctttcatcatcatttaaTCATTTTACAAGATTCCCTTCAACAtgggcatttgcttcataaacttcattTGGAGTTagaactttcaattcaacttcatttcaacataagaagactaggtgggtttatttcatataactttcaaatatacttaatgcatgagagtgatggaaatgcatcatatgaaacatcttaaacaacccatcatatacactttaaaactacatTTCAAGCATTCATTTAAAAACCCTAataaaatcattcatttcatgaaatgtagagtcaatatatatcaatttaagtaaataagattcaaatatactataatatatgcatttggaatcatcacgtaaaagcccataagaattcaccattttgaattgaaatgctaTTTTGAGAAccatttggactccatgggtggaaggacccatgaatgaaaactcacataccttagagtaaaacttgaagaaatcttgatgttacGTCCTAAATGGggagcttgaatccttgagcttgagagaaaatatgttggagatgatttgagagagaagaggatgaagtttagggtttggGGAGGCAAAAGACTATAAAAATGACCCCAAAACGCGTCCAAGTTCGCCTATATATGTTTAGGAAAttgtccaagttgcccttacttgaaattggaaattttgaactAACTGGGATAAGGTCCGCGACACGAACTTGTTCTCCCACAGTTcatattttttccaaaattaacATTTGAGCcaagattgaccaagtctgcgACGTGGAGTTGACGCGCACCCTTCTGGTTAAGAGGACATAAccttttactccgaactccaaaaaaatataatcttgATGGAGtttgaaagaagactcaaatacctttaatttgatatgtgattggataccTAGTTTGTAatataataggagatatggccgtttgaagttgaccttatCTCAgactcatatgaaaacttaataGATGGagattctttggacttggcttggtgttagagataccttatgaccctaaaccacatctaataaactataaatacttagtaattgatgctaactcatatatacaattagaagtcatcgagtTCGAGACCAAAAGGATCTTCCAAGTCCATTTTCCCGTACTTTACCCTAGTATGACACAATCCAACCTTTAAACCACGCAGAACCTTACATACACATAGAAAATTAGTGAGTTACTGTGGATTATCTAGCGTTGCTGAATGTTTATATAGCAAGTTAGTTAGTTGCTATAATAAATTGAGTATTAGTTGGATGGATAAATCAATTACAAAGTAATTTATTCATAGCAGACGATAAATCGAGTAGTTACACACGTAGTCAATCTTGAttgagtattttgattgttaattgatcatatcaatcatattaaataattaataaagtgattttgatatattatagtACTTAGACTTGATTTTAGTAGTGATATTATACAATTACACAGTAATTTATTATAAAAGACGATAAATTGAGTAATTACATGCGTAGTCAGCCTTAATTCAGTGATTTGATTATTAATTGATTACGTTAATCatattaaatgataaataaagtgattttgatatattataatatttagaCTTGATTTTAGTGGCTATCTTATACAATTAAATTGTAATTTATTCATAACAGACTATAAATCGAGTAATTGCACGCGTAATCAATCATGATTGAGTAATTTAATTGTCAATTGATTATATCaatcatattaaataattaataaagtgattttgatatattataatactTAAACTTAATTTTAGTGGTGATATTATACAATTAcatagttatttatttataataatgacaacaaatATCTTAGTTATTGCAGCAAATTCAGTAACTTGCTAAGAATTCTCTCAGCAAGTACAATAATTGCTTAAGTTGATTACCTACTTACTGAAATTTTTCTTAGCAAGTGAAACAGTTTCATAACAAGATTGCCTACTTGCTGAAATTTTTCTCAGCAAAGACAACAATTGCTGAATCTATCTGTCTTACTTGCTGAGATTTTTCTCACCAAATACTGCAGTTGTTGAAGAGGACTAACTACTTGTTGAGATTTCTCTCAACAAGTGGAACAGTTGCTGAAGCATAATGCCTACTTGCTAAGAAAATTCACAAGTACAACAGTTGCTGAAGTAGACTGCCTACCTGTTTATGATTCAACAATCTCACATGCAATTTTTTGAGAACTTAAGTATTCATTAAAAAGATTGTTCAacatcaatattatatataaattaaaaaggagTTCACTAACAATAAATAGTAGTTACAACATCAAATCTATTCCTATGGACCATTTCTCTCTGAGCATGTTGTTCTTTTATGCCCAACCTTTTTATATATggaacatttattttttttgttggaaatgatTCTCCGATTCCTTCTCGTCTCTTAGTGGTCCTTCTTCCCACCTTGTCTGGCTCAACATGCGGAGGATGTATTTCCCTCTCTAAGAATTTCTTAGGAATTTCCCAAATATCTTCGGGTGGCACAGGTTTAATTTTCTCCAAGTATGCAAAAAAGTATGTCTCCACCTTGTAACATTGAGATGAGTACTCATAAATGTGCCTTCCGTAATCATCACCATATTGACATCGAAACGCTATCATAACATGTAGACAAAGATGTGCATCACAAAATGACCATTGCAATTGCATTATGACCAATGACAATGTACTCATAGTTGGCAGTTTGATGAACCAATAATTTGTTCTCCAAATTAACAATGATTGATGCATTGATGAGCATTTTGCGCctctcataatttttttttccatatttttgatttttttcatcaaaaaagcAGTAATGGGATATTCTCTTTCATCAAGAAACATCGCGTTAATTGACTCAGTAATATTGATGTCATAATTTTAAACCTATAAAAATAACAACTAAAAttgttaataaaattaaaatttctgaAATATATTATACAAAGCAGCATCAGAAGTTGTTGTATTTATTTCACAATTGTTGCACTTGTTTCATGCATCTGATGTAGCAGTTGTTGCAATTATTGCAAATTCAATACACTGTTATTTAGACAGTTATTTGCGGACAAATTCAGGAGTAGAAGTAGGAATAGAAATTGAAGGAGTATGTTCATCGATAATTTCTCATTTTGGAAGATCATTTAACATTTCTTGATCTAGATGATTCTCAATCAATGTTTAAAGAACATATACCCTTAAACGGATCTACCTTCATCTTCTAAATAAGTACGCAAACTTATTTGATTTTCTATCTTAAAAGGATCTATCTTTTGCTTTTCACCACAACGATGCATGTAAGTGAtaacaagatcttccaactcAAAATTCAGATCACAACAAGAAATGATTTTGTTTGCAAAATTATCATACATGATAGCTCGATCCACAATCATCGTCATCGtctttatcattctttattttttcaacGCCAAATATAACAATTGTTGGACTCAACCCATTCACCATTGCAATCCATttcaatatatattttgttattcATTGATGGAGTTAAATGTAGGTACCTACATtatgattcaaaaaaaattgataataatTTTCTTCTAATTCTGACTGTAGTTTATTCAACAACTGCTAAAAAATTCAGCAATTGTTGAAAAAGTTTCAACAAttgttgcattaattatttcaGCACCTAAAGCATCTAAAATAACAATTGACAAACATGTTTCAGTTTGCTGTATTTGTTTCAAAAATTGATACAACAatgctaaaatatatttcagCAACTGATGCAGCACCTACAACAACACTGTTGAATGTATTTTAGCAACTGATAAAATATAAACAGCAATTAGTGCAATAACTGCTAACATAGATGCATCAATTTATGTAACATATATAATAATTGCATTTGTTTTATCATTTGCTATATTTGATTTAGCTGTTGATAAAGCAATTGCTGAAACATATGTAACAATTGCTAAAACGAATTCAGCAGTGGCCAGAACAGTAGaaaaaacccaaatgaacaatAGACATAAAACAACAATATTTACTTACCAAAATGATCGAAAATCACCCCTCAAGCAATGCTCAATGTCACACCAACACAATTTAGTtccaaattgaagaaattttaaaataatttccaaattaaaaaaaaagataaaaaaaaaggtGCTCTGCTCTCTCTTCTATGTGGCATAGTAATAGCAACAACACAATACAAgaggaaagagaagaagaagtaatagtagtagtagaagaagaagtagagaagagaaaaaaacgCGCGAAATTGGATATAGAAAGAGTTGCTGCACTTATTTTAGGATTTTATGAAAATGGGTCaaagtgtaaaaaaaaaaaaaaggttgaaTACTTGTTGAAAAAAGGGTCAAAGCTTATTAATTACTAACCATAAAATTGTCACCAACtctcaatttttaaaactcttGTCACTCTTTTTAAATTCCAACACCTTTTTGTCACCCTTAATTAACTCTCCCAAGTTTTCAAAGAGTTTGTATTATTTTGGACAATCCACAAAACAGTATCAATAGAATAATTCCAAGACGAATCACTCGAAATTAGGTCAAGAAATGACTATAATTGGCAATACAATCTTGGTGGTTGCAATGGAACTTGAGCATAAAGCCTCTTTTCAACTGTGATTCATCGTACAACTAATCTAGTAGATAAATCAGGTCTTTGGTCTCATAGTTAAATAAATGTGTATGGACTTCCCACATACTAGGTTAGTTTTTTTCCAAGAGATGTTTATTTGTTGTTACACTAAATTGAGTGCAGATGATCAGCATCCATGCGTTCCAGAACCCGACGAGCTTCTTCTTCTGTAGCTGGGACAACTTTACGGATCCTGAATTGAGTATTTGTGGGGACAGCCTCTGGACGGACAGTAAATGTGAAGTAGAACCTATTAGATACCTGCATTTGGGTTTAGAGAATAAGAGCAATTTGGGGATTTTGTAGATAGCTACATTAGCAACCACCTACTATTTCTGCTACAACATTAACTACTCCCTCggttttattttatgaagtGTTGTTTGATCAAACGACGTCTTTGAAAAGGAACAAAAGACTTCCAACACATACCAAAATTACCGCTAGATGTTGTGGTTTAAAACATGTCATGATATAAGAGCATACTATTAAGGGTGAAATGGTAAATTTAATGTTGAAGAATTAGAAAGGTATCTTACTTAATGGAACAAACCACAAAAAGAACAATAGTCATATAAAATGGAAAAGAGGGAGTAGTTTGTCTCATATAAGTTTAATATACCTCACTAGACCTCTGCTCTGGCCTAGTAACATGAGCAACAACTTCTACATTGATCAGAGGCTGATCGGTATACTCATGCTCAGTGTAAAGTACACATGATTTGAAACGCAAAAAGTCTCCAACATCTACCTGCAACAGGGGAAAAAATGCACCACTGGAATAAACTTGGAAAGGATAATGTTAAAATGATACAATCCTCTCTTTTTGTCCGTTAAAGCATACTAGTGATTGAGGGACCATTTCCTTTTAGCAGTATTTCATCTTTTCCATGTTCACATACAAAAGTAGGACTTTCTTCCTGCTAATGTGGTTGAATATGATTCAACTGATCAGTAATGAAAAGTATGTAGTGCTGGAGGAACAAAGAGCAGTTCTTGCATTTTTGAATTGTGTAGCTAACAGGCATTCTAGTGCTGGAGGAAAGAACAACCGTCCTTGTACTAGTTTTGGTCGTGGGTAACAAGTACTAGGTATGCTCGTGTTGTACGAAGGGTATTCTGGTGTTGGTGCGAGACCAACCGTACCCActggttaaaataattatttaaacaGCACTATGAATCAAGTTAGCAGTGATAACTGAAAAGGAGAGGTTCAAGATAGTGCACTCACAGGTCTAAGGAAATTAACATGATCAACCTCCAGGAAGGATGGCATCAGACCGGCAAAAGCGTAAACTGTCGAAAATGCAAGTTCAAATGCTCTGAGCATCAGGAATCCCCCAAAGATACGACCATGAATATTTCTTTGCTGCGGCTGGCAAATCAAGGAATTCTCAAGGCGGGTATCTTTGAGAAGAATGGTGTCCCGATCTGCCAAGGCTGGCATGTCACAGAATATTCTACCTTCAGCTAATAGTTCTTCAAGTCTGTTAACTCCCCCATTTTCAATCTCCTTTTTGTCTCCCCCCCTCTTTCTTTTCCTAAGGTTATTTCTAGCTTCTGCTGCTTCATAGAGCAGTTTTTCTGCTTCTGTCTTGGGACATAATCGATTCACTGGAGCAGCTTTCCCTGTCTTGTAATCACGAGCAACAAAAATGAAGTTTGCAGTCAGAGCGACTGATTCTGAGGGATCACTGTTCCCTGCATGAAAATTATCCACATTAAACTGGATTCTTAAATGTCAAACAGAAATTCAATGAGTACAATTGACAAAGGTGAATGCATAAAATGTAAAGTTACTTCGTGGGATTTAGTTATCAAGGGAATAAAAGATATGGTGAGACAGAATGAAAGAGAAGCTAGCAGCATGCGGTTATTCACCACTGTACTTAATGATGAGTTAACTGTTAAACATAAGCTCCTTTCTTAGCTTTATTAAGTCTCACTAGTGTTGACGGAAGAAAAAGTACCACAAGTGAGAAATTGAGAGAAATGTGTGAATAGCAGGCACATAGAAGAAAAGAATATTCTCTAGGTTCATAACAGTACAAAAGCATGTATTATATGGCTGGGCTTGACAAAAGAAGTATTATTCCTACAAGGAGAGAAGATCTACATTCATGAATGGTGCATCAGGTAATTATTTGGAGGATGACAGCTATGCTGGCGTACTTTAACTATTAATTGCCATGTCTTAAGGGTACAAGTCAAGGACGGAATGTTTTGAAATTTAACAAGCTGATGTGGgcttaaaataagaaaaaacgaGACTAGGTCTCAAAACCAGGTTTAGGCTAAGATAGTCATTGTTTTTTAACTTAACCAATTCACATACTAGGTACAGATGAACATGGTCAGCTATATAAATCACTTTCTGGTCTCTGTGAGTAATAGTCTTTGTTGCTAACTAAAAGATCCTTCGTTTAATAAGTATGGAAGTGATTAACTAAAAGATATAAGTCGATACATTTGAGAGAAGCAGCTAATGACCTTAAAAATTGTTGCATGCTAATACATGAATTCAGTTTGAGAAAATACCATTTGCTGGTTGTATAAcgtcaagttgaatttcaattgaAGAAAAGCCAACCCAAATGACTGCACCAACCATTTTCAGATCAGTGTCAACACTGATCGGCTTCTTCAGCACCATTCTATCAACAGAAGCAGTCACCAAATAGAGTGGTCTAGTCATGCTATCAACGTCCGAGCAATGCTGATTCGACCAACAGCAAGTTTAGCAGACACATTCCAATAATATATTGAAGTACATAAGCTAGCACTCAAGAATGTCAATTTCTAAAGAAAAAGTTCCAAAAATTGTGCAGCCACCACCATATTGTTCCTTAAAAAATGATACTATTTAAAATTACACCAAGGCAGTGTATAGAAGTAAGAGAACACATTAATTAAAGCTCCAGAAGATCCATCTATGATCCAACTATCTATAAAATGAAGATCTTGTTTGCACCAAATATAAATGAGAAAGAGAAACTTTTAACCCCCAACATAGTTTTCCATACCctgaaaattatactatttctCTCCACATCACCAAAAAATTACAAACGAGAAATTCCAcacttctttctttcttgttcGACCTTTCTCATCCTCCAACATGCTAAAATCTGTGCCATCTCTTCAGCTAGGAATAGATTAAGCCCATAACTCCACCGCAAAATTGCAATGTAACCGCAGTGATCCACATCCTCAACACTCCTCTTGCTATGCATTACCAATTATTAATATGCAATCCCTCCTTTTTTAGTTATCCACCATTAGGGTTAAAACACAAATGGCACCCCATGTAAAGAAAGTCACTTTCTTCAGTACCTTAACTTTTCCATTTCAAGGCGATATAATCTTCTAGCATTCCCATTGCACAAGCAACTATAGTACGATTTCACCAAACCTTTTTTCATGATGCTCCTTTCTATATCTGCTTCGTAAGTATAATCATAAACCATGATCTTCCACTACTCAGCCTCAAGTCCGCAGTATCATTGGCAATAAAACTTATCCAAGATATTTCTTCCACTCACAAAGGCACTTTCTTAAGTAAGAGATACTTATCCGTTATTATCCTCCACTTTATTGATAGTACCTTAGCCATGGTCTTGTACACGCTCAATACCAGATTTATGGGTCTTCAATATCAGATGCCCCACTTCTCTTGggtatcaaaaaaataaatgatgaaTTGAAGCTCATCCAAATGACCCACAATAATATTTATGCATTCCgtacatattttataaagaaaataaagcatCCAATTCTGGCCTTTAGCTAAGCAACTTGAAAATAACTGAGTTATTGGTAGGATAAGTCCTGTTGAACTCAGTCTGGGTATCTTTCATCCCATTCAGTTGATATAAGAACTCTACTGATCCAAAAAGCCATTCTCCTATTCCTCCACGTCAATCTTGCCAGAAAAAGCTGGTGCATCTTTGAATGACCTTGAGTTAGCCATTTACCCATGAACAAGTTCGGATCCAATCTACATTTTACGTCACCATACACTACGTTTACAAACCGATGCAAATCCAATTTTAACCTATTCATTGGCGAGACTGGGTGATGGCTTCTCACCATATATTACATTTGGACCCCTGATCTTGTTTGCTGTTGATACTAGGGAGAAGAGAGAATCATATCTCGCAGCAGGAATTCATCTGCACGAAGTTCTTACATGCAACAAAGACAGGAAACTAATTCAACGTGAATATCATCTACTTCATAATCTGTCATTTTTTATAGCTTTTTACCAAGTGGTGCAGACACTGACTGCCGTATTTAACACTTCACTTATTCCTT
This DNA window, taken from Solanum dulcamara chromosome 3, daSolDulc1.2, whole genome shotgun sequence, encodes the following:
- the LOC129882591 gene encoding acyl-coenzyme A thioesterase 2, chloroplastic, whose amino-acid sequence is MEFNSASPNTISVFSTLASPFDENSNSSTRKPLSLWPGMYHSPVTNALWETRSKIFERLFDPPLDAPPQSELLNKTPSDSRTSILYNFSTDYILREQYRDPWNEVRIGKLLEDLDALAGTISVKHCSDVDSMTRPLYLVTASVDRMVLKKPISVDTDLKMVGAVIWVGFSSIEIQLDVIQPANGNSDPSESVALTANFIFVARDYKTGKAAPVNRLCPKTEAEKLLYEAAEARNNLRKRKRGGDKKEIENGGVNRLEELLAEGRIFCDMPALADRDTILLKDTRLENSLICQPQQRNIHGRIFGGFLMLRAFELAFSTVYAFAGLMPSFLEVDHVNFLRPVDVGDFLRFKSCVLYTEHEYTDQPLINVEVVAHVTRPEQRSSEVSNRFYFTFTVRPEAVPTNTQFRIRKVVPATEEEARRVLERMDADHLHSI